Proteins encoded by one window of Pelmatolapia mariae isolate MD_Pm_ZW linkage group LG14, Pm_UMD_F_2, whole genome shotgun sequence:
- the arhgef12a gene encoding rho guanine nucleotide exchange factor 12 isoform X1 produces the protein MSDTQPSFTDRFPKKANRTSSILSKDHPPDKKPKSEKNSLPSNEFDPTEALVVQKSGSSSVLPEGKPESCGLVQRCVIIQKDENGFGLTVSGDNPVFVQLVKEDGAAMRAGVQTGDRIIKVNGTHVAHSNHTEVVKLIKSGSYVALTVLGRPPGLAQIPLPEAEPDMSLSSPNSPAPQRPCSPQDSILPIQQPWDEKADILEAMKEEYSRNPSPKLLKDIQEAEKHIPQLPGQLPKAIGTTQEIVPSDDADEDAFVPKGENNADLFWTRTPISRIFGPSSPDSQCPREFSCPSPKTTPRNSYNSFHSPETEDTTDLDALSPTTVSSPSSSRLVSQIIGAEDDYFDSDQEQTNGQCNSFNSIELLKSRPAHLAAFLYHVISQFDPAPVLCYLYADLYKQTNSKETRRVFMDLHNFFIDRGANLKVGVPESVSADLDRRRTELIPEEINRQHVQTLQDSLLPDIQKNLEDFRQKRSMGLTVAEAELGRLDQERVRDRGTLERERSYAENIIAKIDDILVTTQLTEEEKCTTMQYVIYTYMKHLGVRVKEPRSLESKRLRISFLPMIKRGNKTEKEREEKVKKVPKNNKFNIRVPQRRPSRIESSGGTTQEGRPRPQKQMSQPALSTSDYKESSRLKGSQSSEGPELIHSMSVNSSSPISATYSSDTSRDADMGGTPIFGPCRVSEILPSDSLDGLPYSASQFDPLYNLDQLPEDDRESDRTHEGTPKALRRLEGLGAADIQSEDDQGTDSECDPPNWQHLVRPEVLAGLRPHEIKRQEVIHELFYTERAHVRMLKVLDNVFYQKLTKDSILPPADIKNIFSNLEEVLQLHVNISDQMAAVRKRNDSSVIDQIGDDLLSWFSGGEEEKIKQAVGTFCSNQPFALELIKTKQKKDSRFTSFILEAESNRQCRRLQLKDIIPVEMLRLTKYPLLLDNIIKYTDNAEEKEKVKQAADCCRKILSHVNQAVKESEDKQRLEDYQRRLDLSSLKQTDNPMILELKNLDLTKKTMVHEGPLSWKVNRDKTIELYTLLLEDILVLLQKQDERLILKCHSKNLAGTADTKHIFSPIIKLNTVLVRSVATDNKSFFVLSMSENGAQIYELMAPTVSDQRTWQRLITQRAEAMKVKPHSVIPLPQTVGERDGVEIITTGVSRLSRDTDRTSTGSTQSTDKESSPVCRSALQTSLPGSNPFEGVKTEEEEEEEEEGFVDPELSYPVAEDCRGASFNMFPSRADEALKTLAALKQVLVTQLMSQEAAEQTKRSTGARLLRTTSLRTPIDFRARVTVHNGSEKTGSQTDDLAQDLGSGDTGFFDSTDDYAAYLVLEGYGGPGESSTDDDILATTTGKQLSTSQGCAADSGINLRFSSTSQAGSLSSFSRQVLSHLRNLQANLNYLKEVEAKYNSLIQQRPERSAADTDGNKDKR, from the exons ATGAGTGACACACAGCCCAGCTTCACTGACAG GTTTCCCAAGAAAGCAAACAG AACCAGCAGCATTCTCAGTAAAGACCACCCCCCAGACAAGAAAcccaaaagtgaaaaaaattcCCTTCCCTCCAATGAGTTTGACCCTACAG AAGCTCTGGTGGTGCAGAAGAGTGGCAGCAGCAGTGTGCTACCAGAGGGGAAGCCTGAGTCCTGTG GTCTGGTCCAGCGATGTGTAATAATCCAGAAAGATGAAAATGGCTTTGGGCTCACTGTCAGTGGTGACAATCCAGTGTTTGTGCAGCTTGTCAAAGAAG ATGGGGCTGCGATGCGAGCAGGTGTTCAGACAGGAGACAGGATCATCAAG GTTAATGGGACCCATGTTGCACATTCTAACCACACAGAAGTGGTGAAACTCATTAAAT CGGGCTCCTATGTGGCCCTCACAGTGTTGGGCCGGCCCCCCGGGCTTGCCCAGATACCTTTGCCCGAAGCAGAGCCAGACATGAGCTTATCCTCTCCAAACTCTCCAGCACCACAGCGCCCCTGCAGTCCTCAGGACAGCATCTTACCTATTCAACAACCATGG gaTGAGAAAGCTGACATCTTGGAG GCCATGAAGGAGGAGTACAGCAGAAATCCCTCCCCTAAACTACTGAAAGACATCCAGGAAGCTGAAAAACACATTCCTCAGCTGCCGGGTCAGCTCCCCAAGGCCATTGGGACAACACAG GAGATTGTTCCAAGTGATGATGCAGATGAAGATGCATTTGTCCCCAAGGGAGAAAACAATGCAGACCTGTTCTGGACCAGGACCCCT ATATCTCGCATATTTGGGCCGTCATCTCCAGACAGCCAGTGTCCAAGAGAGTTCTCCTGCCCCAGCCCAAAGACCACACCCAGGAACAGCTACAACTCCTTCCACTCCCCAGAGACAGAGGACACCACTGATCTG GACGCCCTTTCCCCTACCACAGTCAGCAGTCCCTCCTCGTCTCGACTTGTTTCGCAGATCATTGGAGCTGAGGATGACTATTTTGATTCAGACCAAGAGCAG ACAAACGGCCAGTGTAACAGCTTTAATAGTATTGAGCTGCTCAAGTCTCGCCCTGCCCACCTCGCAGCCTTtctgtatcatgtcatctctcAGTTCGACCCTGCTCCTGTG CTGTGCTACCTCTATGCTGACCTCTACAAGCAGACCAACTCCAAAGAGACCAGACGGGTGTTCATGGACCTTCACAATTTCTTCATTGACCGGGGAGCA AATTTAAAAGTTGGTGTTCCTGAATCTGTCTCCGCTGATCTTG atCGGCGGCGGACAGAACTGATCCCAGAGGAGATAAACAGACAACATGTTCAAACACTGCAGGACTCTCTGCTCCCTGATATTCAGAAGAATCTTGAAGATTTCAG GCAGAAGCGCAGTATGGGCCTAACAGTGGCTGAAGCAGAGCTGGGCAGACTGGACCAAGAGAGAGTCAGAGACCGCGGCACTCTCGAGCGGGAACGCTCATATGCTGAAAACATCATCGCGAAGATAGACGATATCCT GGTAACTACTCAGCTCacagaggaagagaaatg cACTACAATGCAGTATGTTATATATACGTACATGAAGCACCTTGGTGTGAGGGTCAAGGAACCTCGCAGTCTGGAGTCCAAACGGCTTCGGATCAGCTTTCTTCCCATGATTAAG CGAGGCAACAAGACGGaaaaggaaagagaagagaaagtgAAAAAGGTTCCCAAGAATAATAAATTTAATATTCGTGTACCTCAGCGGCGGCCCAGCCGCATCGAATCGTCAG GGGGTACGACCCAGGAGGGACGACCACGGCCTCAGAAACAGATGTCTCAACCTGCACTGTCTACAAGTGATTATAAAGAATCTAGTCGTCTCAAAGGCAGCCAATCAAGCGAGGGCCCTGAACTTATACACTCCATGTCTGTCAACTCATCATCTCCAATTAGCGCCACCTACAGCTCTGACACCAGCAGAGACGCTGATATGG GTGGGACTCCAATATTTGGCCCCTGCAGGGTGAGTGAAATCCTTCCATCTGACTCTCTGGACGGGTTGCCATACTCTGCTTCGCAGTTTGACCCCCTATATAACCTGGACCAACTGCCAGAGGATGACAGAGAAAGTGACAG AACTCACGAGGGAACACCAAAAGCTTTAAGAAG GCTTGAGGGACTCGGTGCTGCTGATATCCAGAGCGAGGATGACCAGGGAACAGATTCTGAGTGCGATCCCCCAAACTGGCAGCATCTGGTGCGTCCAGAGGTTCTAGCCGGTCTCAGGCCTCATGAAATCAAGAGACAGGAAGTTATCCACG AGCTCTTTTACACAGAGCGTGCACATGTACGGATGCTGAAGGTTTTGGACAACGTTTTCTACCAGAAGCTCACCAAAGACTCCATCCTGCCTCCTGCTGACATCAAGAATATTTTCTCCAATCTGGAAGAGGTTCTGCAGCTGCATG TTAACATATCAGATCAAATGGCTGCCGTTCGGAAGAGAAATGACTCTTCAGTAATTGATCAGATAGGAGACGACTTGCTTTCCTGG TTCAGCGgtggagaggaagagaagatCAAGCAGGCAGTGGGGACGTTCTGCAGTAACCAGCCTTTTGCTCTGGAGCTCATAAAGACCAAACAGAAGAAGGACTCGAGGTTCACTTCATTCATTCTG GAGGCAGAGAGTAACAGGCAGTGTCGCCGACTGCAACTCAAGGACATCATTCCTGTGGAGATGCTGCGGCTCACCAAGTACCCTCTGCTGCTCGACAACATTATCAAGTACACAG ACAATgcagaggagaaggagaaagttAAGCAGGCAGCAGACTGCTGCAGAAAGATCCTCAGTCACGTCAACCAGGCTGTGAAGGAATCTGAGGACAAACAG AGGTTGGAGGACTATCAGAGACGATTGGACCTCTCTTCTCTAAAGCAGACAGACAACCCAATGATCCTGGAGCTAAAG AACTTGGATCTGACAAAGAAAACGATGGTGCATGAGGGTCCACTGTCATGGAAAGTGAACAGGGACAAAACTATCG AGTTGTACACACTCCTCCTGGAGGACATCCTGGTTCTCCTACAGAAACAAGATGAGCGTCTGATACTGAAGTGTCACAGCAAAAACCTGGCGGGCACTGCAGATACCAAACATATCTTCAGCCCTATCATCAAACTCAACACGGTGCTGGTGCGCTCAGTGGCCACAG ACAACAAGTCCTTCTTTGTTCTTTCGATGTCGGAAAACGGAGCCCAAATCTACGAGCTAATGGCGCCCACTGTCTCAGATCAGAGAAC GTGGCAGCGTCTAATCACGCAGAGAGCTGAAGCCATGAAAGTTAAGCCTCACAGCGTCATACCATTACCTCAGACCGT TGGGGAGAGAGACGGCGTGGAGATCATTACAACGGGAGTTTCCAGGTTGAGTAGAGACACAGACCGCACATCCACTGGCAGCACCCAGTCCACAG ATAAGGAAAGCAGCCCAGTCTGTAGAAGCGCACTGCAGACTTCGCTACCTGGCAGTAATCCGTTTGAGGGAGTGaagactgaggaggaggaggaggaggaagaagaaggctTTGTGGACCCAGAACTTTCTTATCCAGTGGCTGAGGATTGCAGAGGAGCCTCGTTTAACATGTTCCCCTCGAGGGCAGACGAAGCACTGAAAACAC TGGCAGCATTAAAGCAAGTGTTAGTGACCCAGCTGATGTCCCAGGAAGCTGCAGAGCAAACTAAACGCTCCACGGGGGCTCGCCTCCTCAGGACCACCTCTCTGCGCACCCCCATAGACTTCCGTGCACGAGTGACGGTCCACAACGGCTCAGAGAAGACCGGCTCCCAGACAGACGACCTGGCTCAGGACCTGGGTTCAGGAGACACCGGCTTCTTTGACTCGACTGATGACTATG CTGCGTATTTAGTCCTGGAGGGTTACGGTGGCCCAGGGGAGAGCAGCACAGATGATGACATCTTGGCAACAACCACAGGGAAGCAGCTGAGCACTTCCCAAGGCTGCGCTGCTGACTCGGGCATCAATTTGAGATTTTCTTCAACATCACAGGCCGGCAGCCTCTCCTCTTTCAGCAGACAGGTCCTCTCTCACCTTCGAAATCTTCAGGCCAACCTCAATTATCTGAAG gaggttgaggccaagtacaacAGTCTAATACAGCAAAGGCCAGAGAGATCAGCAGCAGACACAGATGGAAATAAAG ATAAGAGATAG
- the arhgef12a gene encoding rho guanine nucleotide exchange factor 12 isoform X2, translating to MSDTQPSFTDRFPKKANRTSSILSKDHPPDKKPKSEKNSLPSNEFDPTGLVQRCVIIQKDENGFGLTVSGDNPVFVQLVKEDGAAMRAGVQTGDRIIKVNGTHVAHSNHTEVVKLIKSGSYVALTVLGRPPGLAQIPLPEAEPDMSLSSPNSPAPQRPCSPQDSILPIQQPWDEKADILEAMKEEYSRNPSPKLLKDIQEAEKHIPQLPGQLPKAIGTTQEIVPSDDADEDAFVPKGENNADLFWTRTPISRIFGPSSPDSQCPREFSCPSPKTTPRNSYNSFHSPETEDTTDLDALSPTTVSSPSSSRLVSQIIGAEDDYFDSDQEQTNGQCNSFNSIELLKSRPAHLAAFLYHVISQFDPAPVLCYLYADLYKQTNSKETRRVFMDLHNFFIDRGANLKVGVPESVSADLDRRRTELIPEEINRQHVQTLQDSLLPDIQKNLEDFRQKRSMGLTVAEAELGRLDQERVRDRGTLERERSYAENIIAKIDDILVTTQLTEEEKCTTMQYVIYTYMKHLGVRVKEPRSLESKRLRISFLPMIKRGNKTEKEREEKVKKVPKNNKFNIRVPQRRPSRIESSGGTTQEGRPRPQKQMSQPALSTSDYKESSRLKGSQSSEGPELIHSMSVNSSSPISATYSSDTSRDADMGGTPIFGPCRVSEILPSDSLDGLPYSASQFDPLYNLDQLPEDDRESDRTHEGTPKALRRLEGLGAADIQSEDDQGTDSECDPPNWQHLVRPEVLAGLRPHEIKRQEVIHELFYTERAHVRMLKVLDNVFYQKLTKDSILPPADIKNIFSNLEEVLQLHVNISDQMAAVRKRNDSSVIDQIGDDLLSWFSGGEEEKIKQAVGTFCSNQPFALELIKTKQKKDSRFTSFILEAESNRQCRRLQLKDIIPVEMLRLTKYPLLLDNIIKYTDNAEEKEKVKQAADCCRKILSHVNQAVKESEDKQRLEDYQRRLDLSSLKQTDNPMILELKNLDLTKKTMVHEGPLSWKVNRDKTIELYTLLLEDILVLLQKQDERLILKCHSKNLAGTADTKHIFSPIIKLNTVLVRSVATDNKSFFVLSMSENGAQIYELMAPTVSDQRTWQRLITQRAEAMKVKPHSVIPLPQTVGERDGVEIITTGVSRLSRDTDRTSTGSTQSTDKESSPVCRSALQTSLPGSNPFEGVKTEEEEEEEEEGFVDPELSYPVAEDCRGASFNMFPSRADEALKTLAALKQVLVTQLMSQEAAEQTKRSTGARLLRTTSLRTPIDFRARVTVHNGSEKTGSQTDDLAQDLGSGDTGFFDSTDDYAAYLVLEGYGGPGESSTDDDILATTTGKQLSTSQGCAADSGINLRFSSTSQAGSLSSFSRQVLSHLRNLQANLNYLKEVEAKYNSLIQQRPERSAADTDGNKDKR from the exons ATGAGTGACACACAGCCCAGCTTCACTGACAG GTTTCCCAAGAAAGCAAACAG AACCAGCAGCATTCTCAGTAAAGACCACCCCCCAGACAAGAAAcccaaaagtgaaaaaaattcCCTTCCCTCCAATGAGTTTGACCCTACAG GTCTGGTCCAGCGATGTGTAATAATCCAGAAAGATGAAAATGGCTTTGGGCTCACTGTCAGTGGTGACAATCCAGTGTTTGTGCAGCTTGTCAAAGAAG ATGGGGCTGCGATGCGAGCAGGTGTTCAGACAGGAGACAGGATCATCAAG GTTAATGGGACCCATGTTGCACATTCTAACCACACAGAAGTGGTGAAACTCATTAAAT CGGGCTCCTATGTGGCCCTCACAGTGTTGGGCCGGCCCCCCGGGCTTGCCCAGATACCTTTGCCCGAAGCAGAGCCAGACATGAGCTTATCCTCTCCAAACTCTCCAGCACCACAGCGCCCCTGCAGTCCTCAGGACAGCATCTTACCTATTCAACAACCATGG gaTGAGAAAGCTGACATCTTGGAG GCCATGAAGGAGGAGTACAGCAGAAATCCCTCCCCTAAACTACTGAAAGACATCCAGGAAGCTGAAAAACACATTCCTCAGCTGCCGGGTCAGCTCCCCAAGGCCATTGGGACAACACAG GAGATTGTTCCAAGTGATGATGCAGATGAAGATGCATTTGTCCCCAAGGGAGAAAACAATGCAGACCTGTTCTGGACCAGGACCCCT ATATCTCGCATATTTGGGCCGTCATCTCCAGACAGCCAGTGTCCAAGAGAGTTCTCCTGCCCCAGCCCAAAGACCACACCCAGGAACAGCTACAACTCCTTCCACTCCCCAGAGACAGAGGACACCACTGATCTG GACGCCCTTTCCCCTACCACAGTCAGCAGTCCCTCCTCGTCTCGACTTGTTTCGCAGATCATTGGAGCTGAGGATGACTATTTTGATTCAGACCAAGAGCAG ACAAACGGCCAGTGTAACAGCTTTAATAGTATTGAGCTGCTCAAGTCTCGCCCTGCCCACCTCGCAGCCTTtctgtatcatgtcatctctcAGTTCGACCCTGCTCCTGTG CTGTGCTACCTCTATGCTGACCTCTACAAGCAGACCAACTCCAAAGAGACCAGACGGGTGTTCATGGACCTTCACAATTTCTTCATTGACCGGGGAGCA AATTTAAAAGTTGGTGTTCCTGAATCTGTCTCCGCTGATCTTG atCGGCGGCGGACAGAACTGATCCCAGAGGAGATAAACAGACAACATGTTCAAACACTGCAGGACTCTCTGCTCCCTGATATTCAGAAGAATCTTGAAGATTTCAG GCAGAAGCGCAGTATGGGCCTAACAGTGGCTGAAGCAGAGCTGGGCAGACTGGACCAAGAGAGAGTCAGAGACCGCGGCACTCTCGAGCGGGAACGCTCATATGCTGAAAACATCATCGCGAAGATAGACGATATCCT GGTAACTACTCAGCTCacagaggaagagaaatg cACTACAATGCAGTATGTTATATATACGTACATGAAGCACCTTGGTGTGAGGGTCAAGGAACCTCGCAGTCTGGAGTCCAAACGGCTTCGGATCAGCTTTCTTCCCATGATTAAG CGAGGCAACAAGACGGaaaaggaaagagaagagaaagtgAAAAAGGTTCCCAAGAATAATAAATTTAATATTCGTGTACCTCAGCGGCGGCCCAGCCGCATCGAATCGTCAG GGGGTACGACCCAGGAGGGACGACCACGGCCTCAGAAACAGATGTCTCAACCTGCACTGTCTACAAGTGATTATAAAGAATCTAGTCGTCTCAAAGGCAGCCAATCAAGCGAGGGCCCTGAACTTATACACTCCATGTCTGTCAACTCATCATCTCCAATTAGCGCCACCTACAGCTCTGACACCAGCAGAGACGCTGATATGG GTGGGACTCCAATATTTGGCCCCTGCAGGGTGAGTGAAATCCTTCCATCTGACTCTCTGGACGGGTTGCCATACTCTGCTTCGCAGTTTGACCCCCTATATAACCTGGACCAACTGCCAGAGGATGACAGAGAAAGTGACAG AACTCACGAGGGAACACCAAAAGCTTTAAGAAG GCTTGAGGGACTCGGTGCTGCTGATATCCAGAGCGAGGATGACCAGGGAACAGATTCTGAGTGCGATCCCCCAAACTGGCAGCATCTGGTGCGTCCAGAGGTTCTAGCCGGTCTCAGGCCTCATGAAATCAAGAGACAGGAAGTTATCCACG AGCTCTTTTACACAGAGCGTGCACATGTACGGATGCTGAAGGTTTTGGACAACGTTTTCTACCAGAAGCTCACCAAAGACTCCATCCTGCCTCCTGCTGACATCAAGAATATTTTCTCCAATCTGGAAGAGGTTCTGCAGCTGCATG TTAACATATCAGATCAAATGGCTGCCGTTCGGAAGAGAAATGACTCTTCAGTAATTGATCAGATAGGAGACGACTTGCTTTCCTGG TTCAGCGgtggagaggaagagaagatCAAGCAGGCAGTGGGGACGTTCTGCAGTAACCAGCCTTTTGCTCTGGAGCTCATAAAGACCAAACAGAAGAAGGACTCGAGGTTCACTTCATTCATTCTG GAGGCAGAGAGTAACAGGCAGTGTCGCCGACTGCAACTCAAGGACATCATTCCTGTGGAGATGCTGCGGCTCACCAAGTACCCTCTGCTGCTCGACAACATTATCAAGTACACAG ACAATgcagaggagaaggagaaagttAAGCAGGCAGCAGACTGCTGCAGAAAGATCCTCAGTCACGTCAACCAGGCTGTGAAGGAATCTGAGGACAAACAG AGGTTGGAGGACTATCAGAGACGATTGGACCTCTCTTCTCTAAAGCAGACAGACAACCCAATGATCCTGGAGCTAAAG AACTTGGATCTGACAAAGAAAACGATGGTGCATGAGGGTCCACTGTCATGGAAAGTGAACAGGGACAAAACTATCG AGTTGTACACACTCCTCCTGGAGGACATCCTGGTTCTCCTACAGAAACAAGATGAGCGTCTGATACTGAAGTGTCACAGCAAAAACCTGGCGGGCACTGCAGATACCAAACATATCTTCAGCCCTATCATCAAACTCAACACGGTGCTGGTGCGCTCAGTGGCCACAG ACAACAAGTCCTTCTTTGTTCTTTCGATGTCGGAAAACGGAGCCCAAATCTACGAGCTAATGGCGCCCACTGTCTCAGATCAGAGAAC GTGGCAGCGTCTAATCACGCAGAGAGCTGAAGCCATGAAAGTTAAGCCTCACAGCGTCATACCATTACCTCAGACCGT TGGGGAGAGAGACGGCGTGGAGATCATTACAACGGGAGTTTCCAGGTTGAGTAGAGACACAGACCGCACATCCACTGGCAGCACCCAGTCCACAG ATAAGGAAAGCAGCCCAGTCTGTAGAAGCGCACTGCAGACTTCGCTACCTGGCAGTAATCCGTTTGAGGGAGTGaagactgaggaggaggaggaggaggaagaagaaggctTTGTGGACCCAGAACTTTCTTATCCAGTGGCTGAGGATTGCAGAGGAGCCTCGTTTAACATGTTCCCCTCGAGGGCAGACGAAGCACTGAAAACAC TGGCAGCATTAAAGCAAGTGTTAGTGACCCAGCTGATGTCCCAGGAAGCTGCAGAGCAAACTAAACGCTCCACGGGGGCTCGCCTCCTCAGGACCACCTCTCTGCGCACCCCCATAGACTTCCGTGCACGAGTGACGGTCCACAACGGCTCAGAGAAGACCGGCTCCCAGACAGACGACCTGGCTCAGGACCTGGGTTCAGGAGACACCGGCTTCTTTGACTCGACTGATGACTATG CTGCGTATTTAGTCCTGGAGGGTTACGGTGGCCCAGGGGAGAGCAGCACAGATGATGACATCTTGGCAACAACCACAGGGAAGCAGCTGAGCACTTCCCAAGGCTGCGCTGCTGACTCGGGCATCAATTTGAGATTTTCTTCAACATCACAGGCCGGCAGCCTCTCCTCTTTCAGCAGACAGGTCCTCTCTCACCTTCGAAATCTTCAGGCCAACCTCAATTATCTGAAG gaggttgaggccaagtacaacAGTCTAATACAGCAAAGGCCAGAGAGATCAGCAGCAGACACAGATGGAAATAAAG ATAAGAGATAG
- the tlcd5a gene encoding TLC domain-containing protein 5a, with amino-acid sequence MAVLVVCALLCLSCWVSFYFVLCNVNGSRSYEWNCRLVTLVHGILAVCITAYIGYVDGPWPFTHPGTKNTPLQISAMVLSLGYFIFDMAWCVYFRTEGPVMLAHHTMSILGILLTLWLGESGIESCAVLFGSEITNPLLQARWFLKQTGRYGTLLGDVVDVLFVLLFVVMRIFVGGTMLYCELISPRPRFFIKCGGVAMYALSWVFMVDIVRFAIRKSKSWHKHQRDRQELLAANGHEGKKE; translated from the exons CTCCTGTGCCTATCCTGCTGGGTGTCTTTCTACTTTGTCCTGTGTAACGTTAACGGATCCAGGAGCTACGAATGGAACTGTCGACTCGTCACGCTGGTACACGGGATCCTGGCAGTCTGCATCACAGCGTACATAGGCTATGTAGATGGACCTTGGCCTTTTACTCATCCAG GTACAAAGAACACCCCTCTGCAGATAAGTgccatggtcctgagtctgggctattttatttttgacatGGCCTGGTGTGTGTACTTCCGTACAGAGGGACCAGTTATGCTGGCCCACCACACCATGAGCATCCTGGGAATCCTGTTGACCCTTTGGTTGGGGGAGTCTGGCATCGAGTCGTGCGCGGTGCTCTTTGGCAGTGAAATCACCAACCCCCTCTTGCAGGCACGCTGGTTCCTCAAACAGACTGGACGTTACGGGACTCTGCTGGGGGACGTTGTGGACGtcctgtttgtgctgctgtttgtggtgATGCGAATCTTCGTGGGAGGCACAATGCTGTACTGTGAGCTGATCTCCCCCAGGCCGAGATTCTTTATCAAGTGTGGCGGAGTGGCCATGTACGCCCTTTCCTGGGTCTTTATGGTAGACATTGTTCGATTTGCCATCCGGAAGAGCAAAAGCTGGCACAAACACCAGAGAGACCGCCAAGAGCTTTTAGCAGCTAATGGTCATGAAGGGAAGAAGGAGTGA